In Micropterus dolomieu isolate WLL.071019.BEF.003 ecotype Adirondacks linkage group LG01, ASM2129224v1, whole genome shotgun sequence, the sequence AGAGCTCCCTGCGCTGCAGTGCCCAGCAGGCTGGACAGAGCCGACTTTTTAGATTTAAGGGAGTCTAAAAGCCCTCGATCTCCTGTAGAATCTACCAAACCCTGCAGTTCTACCTCCTGAGCCTCCAGGTCCCTCATAGATCTGGTTCCATCTCTAGCGACATTACAAGAGAACTGTTGACACAACTGTTTAATCTGAGATTTACCAAAATCCCACCACTGTTGAACACACTGTTGGGAATTTACAAATTCTGTGGTTAACCCAGAAATATTCAAAGGCTGCTCTAAAAGCCTTGTCATGAAGCAGGGCCGTGTTCAAATGCCAATAAGAGCTTTTTAGACGGACACTCTTTataaaaacagagcaaacaACAAGAAAGTGATCTGAGAAGCCCACTGGGTGAATGTGacagctttaaaaaatgttcGCATGGTGTTTAAAAAGAGTACAGGTGATCCAGCCTGGCCAGAGATAACACATTGTCTTTACAGTGACTCCAGGTATACTGTCTGTGATTAAGATGAGGCTCCTGATGATTcctgtcaagctttggattttcagtacaattaaaatcccctcttaaaaacaaatactcATCACTATTACAGTTCTGGATGGTGTCACTCAGAACATTAAGCACCGCTAACCTGCCTGCTCCACTGGTTTCTGCATAAACATTAACCAACACCAGgttaacattttcaaattgaGCTTCAACCTTCAATAAACAACCCTCAATAATTTCCTCTACTTTATAGGAAGAAGGTACAAAACTCTTGGAAAACACAAATCCCACTCCTCCAGACACTTTCATTATCTGTACTACTGTGTGTTTCCTGAATCAACATCACATCTATTTTCTTCAGCTCCGTCAGCTTAAAAAAAAGCAGTTCTTTTAACATCATCCCTCCATTTAGGTTCAAAGTGCCTCTGTTGAAATCACACacggagaaaaagaagagaacgagaggaaacaagaaaagagagaaacacacgtttttttgtttaaacattaTCAGCTATTTGTGCTTTTACTCTGAATACCAGTTTCTTTAAACGATAGATTTCCTGGTCTGTTAGTACATCATCCTCAAAGTTTCCTGATCTTTTTGTCAGAGACTTAACTGACTCAACAAATAGTTTCAGATCCAAAAAGTGGTCTTCCACTTTCACAAGCCTGGCACCTTTAGTTTTCTGCAGGAACTTCCTGACATCAGCAGGGGAGTACCGATCCTGCTGGTCCTGCCGGGTCACTCTCTGGCCCCTCTAAAGATGTCCCAGCTTCTGTGCCTGTAGTTATTTTGATGGCTTTTGCATTGCTATGGACCTGTTCTGAAAGTTTCCTTTTTTGTGATAGTTTTAACATGTCATCATCAGACATCTCTTGTCCTCACACACTGACAGATTATCACGCACatcaaaatattctttatgatCAGTGTTTTCCAAACTGTTGGGACACTCAGTCTGTTTATTCTGCTCTTTGTTTGACCCCGTCTCAGTCTGCTGACTATCACCGCCAGAGCACACAGGGGGGTCCCCCTCCTCGGGAGCCTGGCCTGAGTGGTGTCCAGCCCCGGTAAGTCTCCGGAGGGGCCGGAACCCCCGACACCCCCTCTCCAGCAACATCAGCTGCTCCCCCCTTCTCTCTGGGCAGGAACGAATCAAATGTCCTTCCACACCACAACCAAAATACTTCATGGTCTCTGACGAGGCAAAAACCATGTAACTAAACCAGTCTACTTTAAAGTTAAAAGACAGGCTGAGCTCATCAGTGTTATCATTAAGAACCATGAAAACCTGCCTCCGGTGACACACAACATGTTTGAGCAAAGGGGATCTGCAGCCCAAAGAAACCATTTTGTTCGGGGAGACGAGCTGTCCGAGACAGCTCTTTAGTCAGCACTGCATTTTTAATGACTAACCAGCGGGAGAACGGGAGTGAAAGTGTCATGAATAACTACACCTGTTTCGACCACATCACTAACTTTGGCCGTGCTGTCCAAAAGTATAACAATGGCTCCATTCATGCAGGAGGCAGACTTGACGCTGCCGCAGCCCCCCCACCTCTACAGAGCACTGTGCAGCCAGCACCAGTTTGATAGCATGACGGCGTGTCAGCTGCTCAAACTCTGCACCACCTTCCACAACGGGCATGTTGACCGACTAGGCCCGCAGCAACACGCTGCGAAGCCAAAAAACACCTGAACATCTAGCAGATACTTTTATCAGGAACTATATGAAACACGGAAGAGAAAATGAACACGCAGAAATGTTATTCACTCACTGCACCACACTGCAACTCCGCCAttcactcagagagagagagagagagagaggcagcctacacaatatccacacagaggtacagacagtgaaggtgcgGAAGAGGATTAttattctgactttaatctcagaataaaaaaaaaaattcacacgtggccctaatcctcttccgcATGTTTGCATATTGGCACAGAGAAGTTTCACTTTGACCCTTCTCCCAGTCGAGCCTGAACTTGCAGGATAAGTGGGCGGAGCTTCTGTTAGTCCGTGCAAAGGGCAAAGTTTCCCCTGTTGCGTGAGCAGAGccttcctgcagcagcagcagagaaaacACATTCCTGCTGGacgacagagacagaaacattaAAGCTCCTTTCACTCAGGCTCAGAGGAGATGGCTGAGAGGAAAGCCGTCTTGTTCAACTTCTGGGGAGTTGCTGTCTCTTCCAGCCCTCGTGATGTTTTCCGCAGGTTGGAGGAGTTGCATCACCTGCCTGGGTAAGACAACatctctgcactgtaaaaaattaCGCAATATGACTCGGTGTTTTAGGTAAACTGCGGTGCATCCTGCGTTACAATCTCTAAAACCTGTTAAATAATCTGTCCAAGCAGGAAAGAAATGTGCCTGGAGTGTGTCGGTGTGGCAGAGGTTTGATGAATCTTATTAAAAGAAGAACACTGCTGTTACTCTGTAACACATTGTGCAACTGCAAACAAGATCAGACAGCAGGTTCTACATGGCCAAAAGTAAATGGACAGCTGAACCCCCATGATTAATAGGTCACTGCCAAAGATGAATCAGtcacattgtttttgtgttacaggGATCACAGTTCACTTATTTTAAGCTCTGCCTTCTGTCTTAAATGGTTAAATATGTAGCACCATTCACATCTACCAAACTAGTAACAGTCACCAGCTTCCTTCTGGACTTTAACAGTTCAGTCCTCAGTAAAGCTGTAAAACTTCCCCCCGATGGCTCATAAAAAATGTGGGAGTAAAATTCTTTTTGGCAGCTTCCATCCATTTTAATTTGAGATGTACATCTGCAACAGTACTGTAGAATCTGGTTTACACAGATGGCTGCAAAGTTGTTAATAATTGTTAATCTGCTCCATAAATTTAATGTTCTATCCTTTAATCAAGCAAACAGTTTCTTTCTGGAGCTGCTTTGTGCACGGGGGCGCTGCCATGTAGAAACAGGAAAGGGACACAGAGTTGAAGGAGCACTATTGACCCGGACGTCCACATGTGGAAGACACTGAAACCCCAAATGAAAGCtgctttagataaaagtgtCTGCGAATGAAGATGAGAGTAAGTAAAATACTCACTGTCCATTTACTTTTGGCCATATACTGTATCAGCTGTGCCACCCAATCAGGTGCAGGCTCAGCCTTCACTATATTTGCAGACTGAACTAGATGCAGATTATAAGTGTGCAGCGCTGGTGaagacacagtgtgtgtgagctgaGTCTCCTGTGGTTTCATTACTCCACACAAACAGCACTCGAACTCTGATCTGTGGCATCTGTCACATGTTTAACCTCCTTTAAAGCCACCAGACAGACTCGTGTTAATGTTACTGACTCATTCACGTGGACTCGCTTCTTTTCACGTCTTTCATcttgtttgtctctctgtggttCTCAGTGGTTTTCTGTCCGCCGTGGCGTCCCGAAGGGACAGCGCCATGAGCCGGGCGGAGAGAGGTGAGGTGACCCTGTCTCAGGTGGGTGAGGTCAAAATCATCTCTTGATTTATTTGATGTCTTCTGTCCTCGCTGTTACTGAAGGTGACTGAACATGGAGGTGAAGAAGAGTCCTTGGATGGGCCCTTTACTGCCTCCTccatcctctgtgtgtgtgtgtagatgatCGCAGCCTTTGAGGCGGAGTGTGTGAAGGAGGCCCAGGTCAGGGGTGTGACTCTGCCGTCCGATTGGTCAGTCAGAGGCCTGCTGGAGGAGCTCAGGGAGGCGATGATGGACGTCCAACCAGCCGTGCTGAAGGCAGCCGCCGGTCTGCGTCACCGTGGTAACTATGCATCAACACATCTGCacgggaaacacacacagctgtggcGCCCGATGACATCACCAAAGGCTGATTCTACGCCTCCATCCCATCAGGGTTACTGACGGCCGTGCTGGCCAATCACTGGCTAGATGACAGCGCGGCTGGAGACGGTCCAGCCCGCCTTCTGTCTCTGCTGGGCGGCCATTTTGACCAGGTCCTCCAGTCCTGCCGCTCGGGTCACAGGGTCCCCGAGTCCTCCGCGTTCAGCTCTGCTCTGCGGCACCTGGGAGTGACATCGCAGCAGGTCGaggacacgcccacacacacgcacgagTGTAAATCCTGGTCCGGGACAGCGCGCTCAGCCTGTCGGTCTGATTTCAGGCTCTGTGGTTGGACGCAGATGAGGAAGGTGTGAAGGCAGCAGAGGGAGCGGGGATGAAGGCCGTCTTGGTGGAAAATCTGGCCGACGCTCTGGACAAACTGGCCGACTTCACTGGAGTTCAGGTGTGACCCGGAACTATTTGATCTTATACTGTNNNNNNNNNNNNNNNNNNNNNNNNNNNNNNNNNNNNNNNNNNNNNNNNNNNNNNNNNNNNNNNNNNNNNNNNNNNNNNNNNNNNNNNNNNNNNNNNNNNNAGTGAGTATTGAGGAAGATTAGAACACTGCAAATTAACTTTCtttatggattcttcttttgAACAACAACTACATGGTaatataactactcaaatggagagACCTGCTAAGTAACtcaacaaagattatttaattaaaccgTAATAAAGAAAGTTTTTCCGCACAAAAGAATTGGGGGCAGCGTTCTTTTCTGGCAtctggagtttctcacaccTAGATGTGAAAGTGAGAGGGCATGTTAAGAGTCCAAAttaatggctctttggtggggTAGAGGGTCAAGACTGAAGAGGAGATCTTTGATGTTTGGAAGTAATCTGAAAGAGGAACTTCTTTACCTTGGATACCCTGCCCTTTTGGTCTTAGGAGTGTTTAGAGgttgcaaagtttggtgagttttcgagtatacTCAGGTCCACAaaatggagcttactttgcagaaaaaagaagaagaagaaaaaaaaaatctttacaaattcaatagggacctcggacggtcgtgctcgggccctaacaagCAAAACAGAGTCAGGCATTctcattagggcccgagcacgactgtgtgaggtccctattgaatttgtaaagattatatatatatatatatatatttttttttttttttctgcaaagtaagctccatttTGGGAACCTgagcatactcgaaaactcaccaaactttgcacacatgtcagaactggtgaaaaatttcgtattttatgggatgagagtcccgccctgaacacatgtacatgccgacattcacccacagtcatagcgccacctgctggcaacaggaattgacctttaacgaagcagcccccactgcacgtttgacctacatgtacgaattttctgtggtacgtgtatcttgtccagacgtaccaaaaagcctcttggagtgatgcgctgcaaccaacaggaagtcggccattttgaattttacgtcaaattttggatgatttacacactccgtactttaacgaactcctcctagggatttaggcattgaagatgaaaagttgtgctatctgtgagttttcgtcaatgggcgtgtccgtggcttGGCGTCAAATATCAACTCTTTGCCATGACacaagttgttgtaacttcagtgtacatgctcacatctgaaccaaactttacgtgcttgataactctcccaccccgcagacatctacacgccaataccgatttatattcatagcggcaagtgctatgtagctccacataggggacacaggatgtgacatataacaccttcatgcggcgtcggaaccgtgTAGCAAATttacagccgcaccggcagagctccagcaTCATATTTTAGTGCATTTCGtaggatgtttatttatttattgagcaatTATTTATCACTGTATTAATTTCCCATTATGTCAGGATCTGTCCTCCATACACCCAAACAGGTTGGGTAGCCAAATGCTAGCGGCTATGTGGCAGCACGCTGTACAGTCCGCTGCACATTAATGACTATTTACAACTCACACCCACTCTCGGAACCTTCCTCGCGTTTCACAGCCCCTGCTGCAGAGTACAATTAATCCAGCTACAGCCCCCTGGCCTCATCTGTCACCACACCACTCCATTTTACCCATACAGACAGTTATTAAGCACAGGGCATCTTGCCCGCCCAGTACACACTAAACTCCACTAGCCAAatcatctacacacacacacacacacacacacacacacacacacaacctgtcATGAGTTTGCTCTCTATAACATCCGCTCTTTTGCCAATAAAGGCCCCCTAGTCAATGTCTATGACTTCATCATAGATCACAGACATAACCATACCATGCTCTGGGGGTAAGGGAGGGGGCCTTACTCTGATCTATCATGAGTGTATAAAGCTAACACCAATCTGTATACCTGATCGATATTCCTTTGAAATGCTGGTTGTTACGCTTTGTGGACCCACACCTACCATTTTTTGCTTGTCTTATACAGACCACCAAAATCATCCAACATGTTCATCACTGAGCTCTCAACAGTTTTAAGCACCCTTAGTGCCATGTCTCTCAACATCTTTTTAACAGGAGATTTTAATGTCCATTTAGATAACcctgaaaacatgttcaaaaaagattttaaaacaaTGTTAGAGAGCTAACACAATATATAAACTTTATCAACACACACCAAGGGCCACATCCTGGACCTAGTCTGTTGTTCTGGCATCTTACCCTATAACATCACATCTGCTGAGCAACCCATCTCTGACCATAAAGCTGTACTATTCAACACCAACAGTACTACTGCTCAGTAAGGCAAAGGCGATCGTGTCATATCATACCAAAACATCAGACATGTGAACCCAGAATGCCTCATCAGTTTAATTACCTCAAACCCAGCTCCACCGCTCAACACCTCACCTCAAGGATATAATGGACTACTGCAATGGCAGTTCTTATACTTTAGCCCCTCTAGAAACACAGGCTGTCTCATTTATCCATACTGCCCCCTGGTCCACATCTGAATTGCGTCAGTTTAAGGCCCTAGGTCACCGTGTGGAGTGCCTTTACGAAAAGAATGGATGGACTTGTTGTACATAAACAGATGCATATTGATCTTATACTCTGATACAAAAACGCTCTCTCCCCATCCAAACACTCATATTATGCCAATATCGTCAAGGCATGGAAAAACCAGAAATCTCTTCTCCACAGTAAAATGACTCAAACCACCAGAAACTAAGAACAATAACCTTTCAAATGAAGAGTGTTCTTCTTTTTTGACATTCAACTCAAAAATGTCCCTTCCTCATTGACCGTCTGGTCTGGTCACCACCAACCATCAATGTCAGTACAATGGGTGCTAGGGCCGTCTCTTCTGCTGGACCCAAACTTTGGAACTCTCTTTCCCTTCATCCATTTACTGGACTAAAAATGCTGTTAAAACTCATCTGTTCAAGCCAGCATACTCATCTCATGATGTACAACACTGAATTCCATTTTgttaaggttttatttttatttttttattttgatgctgTTTTAATGATGCTATGTATTATTGCTGCTTGTCTGATTTTATGATGTAAGGCGACcttgaatgaaatgttttatttacttgtttttaaGTCTATCTTATCGTATCTTAACATAACCAAATTGCGCCATTTCACAACATCAgcaactgttttattttgaaaggctaACCAGACATGGAGTATTTATTTTAGCTGAGGAGCCCTACAGGTTAAAAAAGCAACGCCTCAGGGTCTTGACCAAacatccatatgtgacaacaGGGTGGCTGAAAGAAAAACTTTacccaaaacatttattaatcaatCAGCTCCAAAGCTGAAATACTGGACCACAAGTTTTAATATCCATCATTCTGTAAAACTCTATGAAACTTCATACAGTACTAGTGTAAAATAATTAGGATTTCTAGTGGTTTACTTATCACATCCTGATGACATGTGGTTTCTTTTCAAGCATTTGATCTATAAAACTAAACTCAGTGATATAAAGTTTATGTGGACTGATCACCTGAACACTTTACCTTCATACTAACAGTGAGTTTCCAGAAATGTCCACTGAAGTTATGTGAAGTACAATTCATTTACCTGAGCTGTGAGATATAAGgcagacactgtaggaaactcctcacttcactctcttcatctgagcagcctgtcagctccactggtttcttctctggttggagtttcagcacttccaggaggatggaggtctttctctctgagaggtttaTGGACCAGACTNNNNNNNNNNNNNNNNNNNNNNNNNNNNNNNNNNNNNNNNNNNNNNNNNNNNNNNNNNNNNNNNNNNNNNNNNNNNNNNNNNNNNNNNNNNNNNNNNNNNGTTTACTGATCACATCCTGATGACATGTGGTTTCTTTTCAATATTGATAATTAATCACTTGATCAAAATCCTCTCATTCACTCCTCTTAATCATTCATAGTTCAAACATCCTGCTCAGTTACAGCTCTTTTCTTGACTATATTAGAGTCAGGGGAGCCAATAAATGAGCTCCAATCCAGCATCCATGACCAATCACATGTtgggattaaaaataaaaatgattaagagCTGAAAATGTGAACCACTTTAAGAAATGTGGTTCATTAATATCAGTGTGTTTGTCGTAGCTCCACTAAAATCAATATG encodes:
- the LOC123972158 gene encoding bifunctional epoxide hydrolase 2-like (The sequence of the model RefSeq protein was modified relative to this genomic sequence to represent the inferred CDS: added 191 bases not found in genome assembly) produces the protein MAERKAVLFNFWGVAVSSSPRDVFRRLEELHHLPGGFLSAVASRRDSAMSRAERGEVTLSQMIAAFEAECVKEAQVRGVTLPSDWSVRGLLEELREAMMDVQPAVLKAAAGLRHRGLLTAVLANHWLDDSAAGDGPARLLSLLGGHFDQVLQSCRSGHRVPESSAFSSALRHLGVTSQQALWLDADEEGVKAAEGAGMKAVLVENLADALDKLADFTGVQAAGAESPPPSCXPDEVSHGYVTIGPGVRTHYVEMGSGPPVLLCHGFPEXRGXPGGTRLPAVAAA